Proteins encoded within one genomic window of Thiothrix litoralis:
- the thiE gene encoding thiamine phosphate synthase, whose translation MMKGLYVITDGSTGDTLLRKVEQALRGGAALVQYRDKTADAIRREREAAALRSLCHEHNALFLINDDVALAKTVQADGVHVGRDDSALSAARGYLGKSAIIGVSCYNRLELALEAAVQGADYLAFGSFFPSPTKPDAPRATLELLQQARQQLTLPICTIGGITLDNAPSLLANGADMLAVITDVFNSPDIVQQASRYQALVLAHTA comes from the coding sequence ATGATGAAAGGACTCTACGTCATCACCGACGGTTCGACCGGCGACACGCTGTTGCGCAAGGTCGAACAGGCTTTGCGCGGCGGTGCTGCGCTGGTGCAATACCGTGACAAGACGGCCGACGCTATCCGGCGCGAGCGGGAAGCCGCCGCCTTGCGTTCCCTGTGTCATGAACACAATGCCTTGTTCCTCATCAACGACGACGTGGCATTGGCGAAAACCGTGCAAGCCGATGGCGTACACGTCGGGCGTGACGATTCCGCTCTGAGCGCCGCGCGGGGCTATCTCGGCAAGTCTGCCATTATCGGCGTGTCGTGCTACAACCGCCTGGAGTTGGCGCTGGAGGCTGCCGTACAGGGCGCGGATTATCTCGCCTTCGGTAGCTTTTTCCCGTCGCCGACCAAGCCGGATGCCCCCCGCGCTACGCTGGAATTGTTGCAACAAGCCCGCCAGCAACTCACATTGCCGATTTGCACGATTGGCGGGATTACGCTGGATAATGCGCCCAGCCTGTTGGCAAACGGCGCAGACATGCTGGCGGTGATTACCGATGTGTTCAATAGCCCGGATATTGTTCAGCAGGCATCCCGCTATCAGGCGCTGGTGTTGGCTCATACGGCATAA